The Archocentrus centrarchus isolate MPI-CPG fArcCen1 chromosome 7, fArcCen1, whole genome shotgun sequence genome window below encodes:
- the LOC115783293 gene encoding rho-related GTP-binding protein Rho6 has protein sequence MKERRLTQPFVGRCKLVLVGDVQCGKTAMLQVLVKDCYPETYVPTVFENYTACLELEDQRVELSLWDTSGSPYYDNVRPLCYSDSDAVLLCFDISRPDTVDSALKKWKAEIQDFCPSTRILLIGCKTDLRTDVCTRMELSNQKQAPISHEQGSSLAKQLGAEAYLECSAFTSEKSIHSVFRTAALACMNKLQPANKPSPVRRLSKRLLHLPSKTELLSSTFSKDKSKSCSIM, from the exons ATGAAGGAAAGAAGACTCACGCAGCCGTTTGTAGGGAGGTGTAAGCTGGTGCTGGTTGGGGACGTCCAATGCGGTAAAACAGCGATGTTACAAGTCTTGGTGAAGGACTGCTATCCAGAG ACTTATGTCCCTACTGTGTTTGAGAACTACACAGCCTGTCTGGAGCTTGAAGACCAGCGTGTGGAGCTCAGCCTTTGGGACACATCAG GTTCTCCGTACTATGACAATGTCAGGCCTCTCTGCTACAGCGACTCAGATGCAGTGCTCTTATGCTTTGACATCAGCCGACCAGACACGGTAGACAGCGCGCTCAAGAAG TGGAAAGCAGAGATCCAGGACTTCTGCCCCAGCACTCGGATCCTACTAATAGGCTGCAAGACAGACCTGCGCACAGACGTATGTACCCGCATGGAGCTGTCCAATCAGAAACAGGCTCCAATCTCCCATGAACAG GGTTCATCCTTGGCCAAGCAGCTTGGAGCTGAGGCTTACTTGGAGTGCTCAGCCTTCACATCAGAGAAGAGTATTCACAGTGTTTTTCGTACTGCGGCTCTGGCCTGCATGAACAAACTTCAGCCGGCCAATAAGCCCAGCCCTGTCCGCCGCCTCTCCAAGAGGCTCCTACACCTGCCCAGCAAGACGGAGCTCCTTTCCTCCACCTTCAGCAAGGACAAATCCAAGAGCTGCTCCATCATGTGA